From Candidatus Cloacimonadota bacterium, a single genomic window includes:
- a CDS encoding DUF4159 domain-containing protein: MKKFYFFLIILFSIPIILLGEMELTIARLQYDGGGDWYNDTSVIPNLCEEINERTTIKASEEQAIVSLKNNSLLDYPLLYVTGHGNISFSDEENENLRNYLEKGGFLYIDDDYGLDKYIRRELALVFPDKTLQELPATFPLFDCFYTFQNGIPKIHEHDGMRPQAFGLFDDFGRLMVLYTYETNISDGWASPEVHNDPAHIREQAFKMGINIVYYVLTN; encoded by the coding sequence ATGAAAAAATTCTATTTCTTTCTCATAATTCTGTTTTCAATTCCTATCATCCTTTTAGGAGAAATGGAACTCACGATCGCACGTCTCCAATATGACGGCGGTGGAGATTGGTATAATGACACATCTGTTATCCCGAATCTCTGTGAAGAAATCAATGAACGCACAACGATCAAAGCATCTGAAGAACAGGCGATCGTATCTCTGAAAAACAATTCTCTTCTTGATTATCCCCTCCTCTATGTAACAGGTCACGGCAATATCAGTTTCTCAGATGAAGAAAATGAAAATCTGAGAAATTATCTCGAAAAAGGTGGATTCCTCTACATCGATGACGATTATGGGTTGGACAAATATATTCGCCGAGAACTTGCGCTGGTTTTTCCTGATAAAACGCTTCAAGAATTACCTGCAACCTTCCCGCTTTTTGACTGCTTTTATACCTTCCAAAACGGCATTCCAAAGATACATGAGCATGATGGCATGCGACCCCAGGCATTTGGACTGTTCGACGATTTTGGACGTTTGATGGTTTTATATACCTACGAAACGAATATCAGCGACGGCTGGGCATCTCCCGAGGTTCATAATGATCCTGCACATATTCGCGAGCAGGCATTCAAAATGGGAATCAATATTGTATATTATGTTCTCACTAATTAA
- a CDS encoding UDP-2,3-diacylglucosamine diphosphatase, producing MKIICISDLHQRFFVDKEEQEKLDIFYSFLDSLAQDPPNKLIIAGDLFDVWFEYAMVIPKAFFDTLHKLKIIVEKGTKIIYVAGNHDFVFKDFFQKDLKGEVYENDYTFICGRNKFYVSHGDEYTSNDLQYHVLKNFLRSPVVHTIFGWLHPDLGLKTGRLMSRSSRKHNKSPKTLVRQEKGLIEYSEKLFSAGYNYTIMGHIHSPQMLAVNNGTYINLGDWIRHYSYLEIIDDKVELKTWK from the coding sequence ATGAAAATCATCTGCATATCCGATCTTCATCAGCGCTTTTTTGTTGATAAAGAAGAGCAGGAAAAACTCGATATCTTCTACTCATTTCTCGATTCCCTGGCACAAGATCCTCCCAACAAACTCATCATTGCTGGCGATCTTTTTGATGTATGGTTTGAATACGCGATGGTCATCCCGAAAGCATTCTTCGATACACTTCACAAACTTAAAATTATTGTTGAAAAAGGAACGAAAATCATCTATGTGGCTGGAAATCACGATTTTGTTTTCAAGGATTTCTTCCAAAAAGATTTGAAAGGTGAAGTATATGAGAATGACTACACATTTATCTGCGGCAGAAACAAATTTTACGTTTCACACGGGGACGAGTATACTTCAAATGATCTTCAATACCATGTGCTTAAAAATTTTCTGCGGAGTCCGGTTGTTCATACAATATTCGGTTGGCTTCATCCTGATCTTGGTTTGAAAACGGGTAGACTCATGTCACGCTCCAGCAGGAAGCATAATAAATCACCGAAAACGCTTGTAAGGCAGGAAAAGGGGTTGATAGAATATTCTGAAAAATTATTTAGTGCAGGGTATAATTACACAATTATGGGGCATATTCACAGCCCGCAAATGCTTGCTGTCAATAACGGAACATACATAAATCTTGGTGATTGGATTCGCCATTACAGTTATCTTGAAATAATTGACGACAAGGTTGAGCTTAAAACCTGGAAATAG